One stretch of Dissulfurimicrobium hydrothermale DNA includes these proteins:
- a CDS encoding IS3 family transposase (programmed frameshift), with the protein MSRLHRNHDAVFKARVALEAVKQEKTIAQLSSEYGVHANQIGQWKKHLIEGLPTLFSDKRKKSEEEGEGLKDELYRQIGQLSVELEWLKKKSRLLSLNEKRGMIEPGHSMIPVCRQCDLLDLSRASYYYEAREEDRYNLELMRLIDEQFTETPFYGIARMTAWLRKEGHGINGKRTRRLMRLMGLEAIYPKPRLSVSDQEHKKYPYLLRGLTIIRPDQVWSADITYIRLRHGFIYLVAVIDWYSRYVLSWEISTGLDKEFCMNALDLALKIALPEIFNTDQGVQFTSMDFTSRLESLGVRVSMDGRGRALDNVFVERLWRSVKYEEVYLNDYQDVRAARDGLRRYFDFYNNERLHQSLGYATPAEVYKKGLPLKQRQAA; encoded by the exons ATGAGCAGGTTGCACAGGAATCACGATGCGGTTTTTAAGGCCAGGGTAGCGCTTGAAGCGGTCAAACAGGAAAAAACCATCGCCCAGCTTTCAAGTGAATATGGGGTACACGCAAATCAGATAGGACAATGGAAGAAGCATCTTATCGAGGGACTCCCTACGCTTTTTTCTGATAAGAGGAAAAAATCCGAGGAAGAGGGAGAGGGGCTTAAAGACGAGCTTTACCGGCAGATAGGGCAGCTCAGTGTGGAATTGGAGTGGCTTAAAAAAAAGTCTCGACTGCTCAGTT TAAACGAGAAGCGGGGCATGATAGAGCCGGGGCATTCCATGATACCTGTATGTCGCCAATGTGATTTGCTTGATCTATCAAGGGCGTCTTACTATTACGAGGCGAGGGAAGAAGACAGATATAACCTTGAGCTTATGAGGCTTATAGACGAGCAGTTTACAGAGACGCCGTTTTATGGGATAGCGAGGATGACGGCGTGGTTAAGGAAAGAGGGCCATGGAATAAATGGGAAGCGGACACGGCGTTTAATGCGGCTCATGGGCCTTGAGGCTATATACCCCAAGCCTCGGTTAAGTGTCAGCGATCAGGAGCATAAGAAATATCCCTATCTTTTGAGGGGGTTAACGATTATCCGTCCTGATCAGGTATGGAGCGCGGATATAACATACATAAGGCTTAGACATGGTTTTATTTATCTGGTGGCTGTTATTGACTGGTACAGCCGGTATGTCCTGAGTTGGGAGATATCGACTGGGCTGGACAAGGAGTTTTGCATGAACGCCCTTGATCTGGCCCTTAAGATAGCCTTGCCTGAGATATTCAATACGGATCAGGGTGTCCAGTTTACAAGCATGGATTTTACCTCACGCCTTGAATCATTGGGGGTACGGGTCAGCATGGATGGCCGGGGCAGGGCGTTGGACAATGTATTTGTTGAGCGTCTCTGGAGGAGTGTTAAATATGAGGAGGTTTATCTTAACGACTATCAGGACGTAAGGGCTGCCAGGGATGGCTTAAGACGGTATTTCGATTTTTATAATAATGAACGGCTCCATCAATCCCTCGGTTATGCAACACCGGCTGAGGTTTATAAAAAGGGGCTGCCTTTAAAACAAAGACAGGCTGCCTGA
- a CDS encoding glycosyltransferase family 4 protein, translating to MSSLRIAIVHDWLVSRGGAERVLEELLRCYSDADLFTLVDQLPNKERDFIQQRSVTTHFINRLPFVRVYYRKLLPFMPFAVEQFDLSRYDIVISSSHAVAKGVITGPNQLHISYCYSPMRYAWDMWHQYLETSGFKWPLSPIAGWFLHKIRLWDVCAANRVDRFIAISHFIKRRIQKTYRRDATVIYPPVNVDAFLLSGQRQKEGFYLTASRLVPYKRVDLIVEAFSELRDRELVVIGDGPEAARIRAKAGHNIKFLGWVDQAVLIDYMQRARAFVFAAQEDFGIVPLEAQACGTPVIAFGRGGVRETINGLDSPNPTGVFFDAQDAGSIRDAVMRFERESCHITPDACRANAMRFSSGRFRREFTAFVDDAWIEFKGHW from the coding sequence ATGTCATCTCTACGGATAGCTATAGTTCATGACTGGCTTGTTTCAAGAGGCGGGGCGGAAAGGGTCCTTGAGGAGCTTTTGCGCTGTTATTCTGATGCAGACCTCTTTACCTTGGTGGACCAGCTTCCTAATAAGGAGCGAGATTTTATCCAACAAAGATCTGTTACCACCCATTTTATAAACCGTCTGCCGTTTGTAAGGGTCTATTACCGTAAACTTTTGCCCTTTATGCCCTTTGCTGTCGAACAGTTTGACCTCAGCCGGTATGATATTGTTATCTCAAGCTCCCATGCAGTGGCAAAGGGTGTTATCACAGGCCCTAATCAACTTCACATTTCATATTGTTATTCCCCTATGCGTTACGCCTGGGATATGTGGCATCAATATCTTGAGACATCTGGCTTTAAATGGCCCCTATCCCCCATCGCCGGATGGTTTCTGCATAAGATCAGGTTATGGGATGTGTGCGCAGCGAACCGGGTGGATCGATTCATTGCCATATCACATTTCATAAAAAGGCGTATCCAGAAGACGTACCGCAGGGATGCGACGGTGATTTATCCGCCGGTTAATGTGGATGCCTTTTTGCTGAGCGGACAAAGGCAAAAGGAGGGGTTTTATCTCACAGCATCGCGTCTTGTGCCATATAAGAGGGTGGATTTGATTGTCGAGGCATTTTCCGAACTCAGGGACAGAGAGCTTGTGGTAATTGGAGATGGGCCTGAGGCGGCCAGAATCAGGGCAAAAGCCGGCCACAATATAAAGTTTCTTGGCTGGGTGGACCAAGCGGTATTGATTGATTACATGCAGCGCGCCAGGGCCTTTGTCTTTGCCGCCCAAGAGGACTTTGGTATCGTGCCTCTGGAGGCCCAGGCCTGTGGAACACCTGTCATAGCCTTTGGAAGGGGCGGGGTGCGTGAGACCATAAATGGGCTTGACAGCCCAAACCCGACAGGCGTATTTTTTGATGCCCAGGACGCCGGTTCAATCCGTGACGCCGTAATGAGGTTTGAAAGGGAGTCATGCCACATAACCCCTGATGCCTGTAGGGCGAATGCTATGAGGTTTTCGTCCGGGCGTTTCAGGAGGGAATTTACCGCCTTTGTGGACGATGCCTGGATCGAGTTTAAAGGGCATTGGTAA
- a CDS encoding ABC transporter ATP-binding protein gives MNHSILTVSGLDIELKRSGCFVPLVRNTSFFVGSSESVCLVGESGSGKTVTALAIMGLLPLSFRIKSGSILFDGIELARLDQNKLNRIRGRRLSMVFQEPMTALNPVFTIGSQIKEGIAAHERLTSKELNRRTLDILERVGMPDPQTAFNAYPHELSGGLRQRAMIAMALSCHPDMLIADEPTTALDVSLQAHILGLLSELRRGSGLALLFITHNLGVVAQVAERVIIVYAGKIVEEAGVFDLFDSPLHPYTKGLLESIPYFKDGSGGVDRERRLKSIPGNIPPLEAIPHGCPFQDRCGEVMDVCRRIEPTEVSTGRAHKVACHLYG, from the coding sequence GTGAACCATTCCATTCTTACAGTAAGTGGGCTGGATATAGAGCTAAAAAGGAGCGGGTGTTTCGTGCCATTGGTGCGGAACACCTCTTTTTTTGTTGGGAGCAGCGAGTCTGTTTGTCTTGTTGGTGAATCAGGAAGTGGCAAGACGGTGACAGCTCTTGCCATTATGGGGCTTTTGCCATTATCTTTTCGAATAAAATCAGGCTCGATCTTATTTGATGGGATTGAGCTTGCACGCCTGGATCAGAATAAATTAAACAGGATTCGTGGGAGGCGTCTGTCTATGGTTTTTCAAGAGCCAATGACCGCACTTAATCCTGTATTTACCATAGGATCACAGATAAAAGAAGGCATAGCCGCCCATGAAAGGCTCACCTCAAAGGAGTTGAACCGCCGGACGCTCGATATACTGGAACGGGTTGGGATGCCAGATCCCCAAACGGCGTTCAATGCCTACCCTCACGAACTCTCCGGGGGGTTGAGGCAGAGGGCGATGATCGCTATGGCGCTTTCTTGCCATCCTGATATGTTGATTGCCGATGAGCCAACCACTGCCCTGGATGTGTCGTTGCAGGCCCACATCCTTGGTCTGCTCTCGGAGTTGAGGCGTGGCTCAGGCCTTGCCCTTCTGTTTATAACCCACAACCTTGGGGTCGTGGCTCAGGTTGCAGAGCGGGTGATTATTGTGTATGCAGGAAAGATTGTGGAAGAGGCCGGGGTTTTTGACCTGTTTGACTCGCCGCTACATCCTTATACAAAAGGACTCCTGGAATCCATTCCTTATTTTAAAGATGGTAGTGGTGGGGTTGATAGAGAAAGGCGGCTAAAATCCATTCCCGGCAATATCCCACCACTTGAAGCCATACCCCATGGATGTCCGTTCCAAGACAGGTGCGGCGAGGTGATGGATGTCTGCAGGAGGATCGAGCCCACAGAGGTAAGCACTGGGAGGGCCCACAAAGTGGCATGTCATCTCTACGGATAG
- a CDS encoding cytoplasmic protein has translation MVCANIIYLNKRSVAMLKKDLIIRNPLRLLGESTGQMLTEGWFGAVLARAGVGKTSFLVQLALDSLLGGKNVLHISLGQPVKKVCLWYEEVFRNISREYQLENNNELWEEILPHRFIMTFNAERFKVPRLEERLADLIEQGIFFPQVVLIDGLLFDDATRDVLSELKLVARDHHFPVWFAVKTHGDDEIEPDGIPLSVAHTSDLFDIMIQLTSRGKGVHVELLKGKKGRMDTHLILDPATFLIKQS, from the coding sequence ATGGTGTGTGCGAATATTATTTATCTAAACAAGAGGTCTGTCGCGATGCTTAAAAAGGACTTGATCATTAGGAACCCATTGAGACTTCTAGGGGAGAGCACAGGACAGATGCTTACAGAAGGCTGGTTCGGTGCAGTGTTGGCAAGGGCTGGTGTAGGTAAGACCTCGTTTCTTGTTCAGCTTGCGCTTGATAGTCTTCTCGGGGGGAAAAATGTCCTTCATATAAGCCTGGGGCAACCTGTAAAAAAGGTCTGTTTGTGGTATGAAGAGGTATTTCGCAACATAAGCCGTGAGTATCAATTGGAGAATAACAATGAGTTATGGGAAGAGATATTACCTCATCGTTTTATCATGACATTTAATGCCGAACGTTTCAAGGTACCGCGCCTCGAGGAGAGGTTGGCCGATCTTATTGAACAGGGTATATTCTTTCCCCAGGTGGTATTGATAGATGGGTTGCTTTTTGATGATGCGACAAGGGATGTTTTGAGTGAACTGAAATTGGTCGCCAGGGATCATCATTTTCCGGTTTGGTTTGCTGTCAAGACGCATGGAGATGACGAAATTGAACCTGACGGCATCCCGCTGTCTGTCGCCCACACATCAGATCTCTTTGATATCATGATACAGCTTACGTCAAGGGGCAAAGGTGTTCATGTGGAACTTCTTAAGGGCAAAAAGGGTAGGATGGATACACATCTAATTCTGGATCCTGCAACATTTCTCATAAAACAGTCATGA
- the fusA gene encoding elongation factor G, with amino-acid sequence MKKDPRLLRNIGISAHIDAGKTTLTERILYYTRRIHAIHDVRGKDGVGATMDFMELEKERGITITSAATYCEWKGHEINIIDTPGHVDFTIEVERALRVLDGAILVLCSVGGVQSQSITVDRQMARYKVPCLAFVNKCDRSGGNPLRVVDQLKEKLGHNAIAMQIPIGAEAGFEGVVDLVSMKALYFDGANGEMVRIEDIPASLRAEAETKREVLIDAASMFSDELMEAAIEGHVTEDMIRDAVRRGTLQRKITPVFMGSAYKNKGVQPLLDAVTYYLPSPAEVENVALDMSRDEAPVILESDQEKPLVALAFKLEEGRYGQLTYIRVYQGTLSRGDMIMNSRTGRKVKVGRVVRMHADQMEDIDSIPAGYIGALFGIDCASGDTFTSPDINYTMTSMNIPEPVISLAIAAKDSKAQANLSKALARFTKEDPTFKAYINHETGDTIISGMGELHLEVYIERMRREYGADVTTGMPQVAYRETITQRGDFNYTHKKQTGGAGQYGRVAGYMEPTEDGEEFVFDNQIVGGAIPTEFISSCEKGFRAGMEKGPLLGFPVTGVRVVINDGQSHSVDSSDMAFQAAAKGAFKEGYMKAKPVILEPIMKVVVETPTEFQGAVMGSLNQRRGIILGTQDEGDMCIIEAEVPLAEMFGYSTILRSATQGKAQFTMEFSTYRQVPRNIAEELMKKAAEQKKKAA; translated from the coding sequence ATGAAAAAAGACCCTAGACTTTTAAGAAACATAGGCATTAGTGCCCATATAGATGCGGGCAAAACCACTCTTACAGAACGTATTTTATACTATACCAGAAGAATACACGCGATACATGACGTGAGAGGTAAAGACGGTGTAGGTGCCACCATGGACTTTATGGAGCTTGAAAAAGAAAGGGGTATAACCATTACCTCTGCGGCCACATATTGCGAATGGAAAGGACACGAGATCAATATCATCGATACGCCTGGCCATGTCGATTTTACTATAGAGGTAGAAAGGGCTCTGAGGGTACTTGATGGTGCAATCCTTGTGCTTTGTTCTGTTGGTGGTGTGCAATCTCAATCTATTACAGTCGATCGTCAAATGGCGCGTTATAAAGTACCTTGTCTGGCATTTGTAAATAAATGCGATAGAAGTGGCGGCAATCCCCTCCGGGTGGTTGATCAGCTCAAAGAAAAACTCGGTCATAACGCAATCGCCATGCAGATACCTATAGGGGCAGAGGCTGGTTTTGAAGGTGTGGTCGACCTTGTGTCTATGAAGGCCTTATATTTTGATGGTGCAAACGGTGAGATGGTAAGAATAGAAGATATTCCAGCTTCCTTAAGGGCCGAGGCCGAGACAAAAAGAGAGGTATTGATTGATGCGGCATCCATGTTTTCTGATGAGCTCATGGAGGCCGCAATTGAAGGCCATGTAACAGAAGACATGATAAGGGACGCCGTGAGGCGCGGTACCCTTCAAAGAAAGATTACCCCTGTATTTATGGGGTCGGCCTATAAAAACAAAGGGGTTCAACCCCTTTTGGATGCGGTTACTTATTATCTACCCAGCCCGGCCGAGGTGGAAAATGTTGCTCTTGATATGTCTAGGGATGAAGCCCCTGTCATCTTGGAATCTGACCAGGAAAAGCCACTGGTGGCCCTCGCCTTTAAGCTCGAGGAGGGTAGGTATGGCCAGCTTACATATATCAGGGTGTATCAGGGCACCCTTTCAAGGGGCGATATGATTATGAATTCCAGGACGGGTCGCAAGGTAAAGGTTGGCAGAGTGGTGCGTATGCATGCCGATCAAATGGAAGACATAGATTCCATTCCTGCAGGTTATATAGGCGCACTTTTTGGTATAGATTGTGCCTCTGGAGACACCTTTACCTCACCCGATATAAACTATACTATGACCTCTATGAACATACCGGAACCTGTTATTTCCCTTGCTATAGCCGCAAAAGACAGCAAGGCCCAAGCGAATCTATCCAAGGCCTTGGCTAGATTCACAAAAGAAGACCCCACTTTTAAGGCGTATATAAATCACGAAACTGGTGACACTATTATATCTGGTATGGGCGAACTACATCTTGAAGTCTATATAGAACGTATGCGCCGTGAGTATGGAGCCGATGTCACCACTGGAATGCCACAGGTCGCCTATAGAGAAACCATTACCCAACGCGGAGATTTTAATTATACACACAAGAAACAAACAGGTGGTGCAGGTCAATATGGCCGAGTGGCCGGTTATATGGAACCTACAGAAGATGGCGAGGAGTTTGTTTTTGACAACCAGATAGTGGGTGGCGCCATTCCTACCGAATTTATATCTTCATGTGAAAAGGGTTTTAGGGCCGGTATGGAAAAGGGTCCGCTCCTAGGTTTCCCTGTGACTGGAGTTAGGGTGGTTATAAACGATGGTCAATCCCACTCGGTCGATTCGTCCGATATGGCCTTTCAGGCCGCCGCAAAAGGTGCGTTCAAAGAGGGATATATGAAGGCAAAACCTGTAATCCTGGAACCTATAATGAAGGTTGTTGTTGAGACACCGACTGAATTTCAGGGTGCGGTCATGGGTTCCTTAAACCAGAGAAGGGGAATAATACTTGGAACCCAAGATGAGGGCGATATGTGCATCATTGAGGCCGAGGTGCCCCTTGCCGAGATGTTTGGTTATTCCACAATTTTGAGATCGGCTACACAAGGTAAGGCACAATTCACCATGGAATTTTCAACCTATCGCCAGGTGCCGAGGAATATAGCTGAGGAACTCATGAAAAAGGCCGCTGAACAGAAGAAGAAGGCCGCTTAG
- a CDS encoding PilZ domain-containing protein, whose amino-acid sequence MSKTDKEKRRSQRLPLHIEINFSDGKRFYSEFVMDVSMGGLQVETTIPCNKDDILTLTLGEFPPLKVKGVVRWIKRDGFKYRMGLEFCDLTTEQEKRLREMISNLFWKQVKV is encoded by the coding sequence ATGTCGAAGACAGACAAAGAAAAAAGAAGGTCTCAGCGCTTACCTTTACACATAGAAATAAATTTTTCGGACGGCAAGAGGTTTTATTCCGAGTTTGTAATGGATGTCAGTATGGGTGGTTTACAGGTGGAAACGACCATTCCTTGCAATAAAGACGATATATTAACACTTACTCTTGGTGAGTTTCCCCCGCTTAAGGTAAAAGGCGTTGTGCGCTGGATTAAAAGGGATGGTTTTAAGTACAGAATGGGACTAGAATTTTGCGATCTTACCACTGAACAAGAAAAGCGTTTGAGAGAGATGATATCAAACCTGTTTTGGAAGCAAGTAAAGGTATAA
- the gyrB gene encoding DNA topoisomerase (ATP-hydrolyzing) subunit B, giving the protein MDINNIQNQYNANQIKVLAGLSAVRKRPAMYIGNTGIEGLHHLIYEVVDNSIDEALAGYCNLIKVIIHEDGMVTIEDNGRGIPVDIHPTEGISALELVMTRLHAGGKFDHQTYKVSGGLHGVGISVVNALSEYLNVEVYRNNKIYSQNYCKGNPINPIKIIGETKKQGTKITFKPDKEIFETTEFQFDILQARMRELAFLNPAITIELKDEKNDISVNYHFEGGIVEFVEYLNNNKELVNEKPIYIIGEKDLIQIEIAFQYNTGYSEKLLSYVNNIRTKDGGTHVAGFRLALTKCINKYANEDIIPKKLKEKMEGDDLREGLTCVISVKVPNPQFEGQTKTKLGNTEVRSIVASVAYEGISTFFEENPVVSKKILAKVVDAARAREAAKKARELARKVSLGQDMSMAGKLAECQEKDPARREIFLVEGDSAGGSAKQGRDRQFQAILPLKGKIMNVEKARFDKMLSSEEIKNLISSLGAGIGMDEFDINRLRYHKVIIMTDADVDGAHIRTLLLTFFYRQMISLIENGMLYIAQPPLYRVSFGKGKEIFLKDEEDLNNFLFKRISKEISIRPKGWDSSYKEEKLRQLLFDLSSYSKTLEDMAKKGCWKELCQDILELGLETEHQFEDIEFVKKLAEGLKKRGYKVGPVTPSNSVPFSYEISIGMDELAYLETTIGPDFAKMPEFHRILRIYKIISPIIKNGCEILVSEGIEDDGVNKYFSDVHEILMYIKTLSMKGLTIQRYKGLGEMNPDQLWETTMNPEKRTLLQVTIKDIGEAERLFTTLMGEKIEPRREFIQTHALEANDLDI; this is encoded by the coding sequence ATGGATATAAATAATATTCAAAATCAATATAATGCTAATCAAATAAAAGTTTTGGCAGGCCTTTCAGCGGTTAGAAAACGTCCTGCGATGTATATAGGAAATACGGGAATAGAAGGACTTCATCATTTAATATATGAGGTTGTAGATAATAGCATTGATGAAGCATTAGCTGGTTATTGTAATTTGATAAAGGTTATAATACATGAAGATGGAATGGTAACTATAGAAGATAATGGTAGAGGAATACCTGTGGATATTCATCCAACAGAAGGTATTTCAGCATTGGAATTGGTAATGACAAGATTACATGCTGGAGGTAAATTTGATCATCAAACCTATAAAGTTTCAGGTGGACTTCATGGGGTTGGTATTTCTGTTGTAAATGCATTATCGGAATACTTAAATGTTGAAGTCTATAGAAATAATAAAATATATTCACAAAATTATTGCAAAGGAAATCCAATTAATCCTATAAAAATTATTGGGGAAACAAAAAAACAGGGAACAAAAATAACATTTAAACCCGATAAAGAAATATTTGAAACAACTGAATTTCAATTTGATATTCTACAAGCTAGAATGAGAGAATTAGCTTTTTTAAATCCAGCAATAACTATAGAATTAAAAGATGAAAAAAACGATATTTCTGTAAACTATCATTTTGAAGGAGGAATTGTAGAATTTGTTGAATATTTAAATAATAATAAAGAATTGGTAAATGAAAAGCCAATTTATATAATAGGAGAAAAAGATTTAATTCAAATTGAAATAGCTTTTCAATATAACACTGGCTATTCAGAAAAACTTTTAAGTTACGTAAATAATATACGTACAAAAGATGGTGGTACACATGTAGCTGGTTTTAGATTAGCATTGACAAAATGTATTAATAAATATGCTAATGAAGATATTATACCTAAAAAACTTAAGGAAAAAATGGAAGGTGATGATTTAAGAGAAGGTCTTACTTGTGTAATATCTGTAAAAGTACCAAATCCACAATTTGAAGGTCAAACAAAAACAAAATTAGGCAATACCGAAGTTAGGTCTATTGTTGCATCTGTTGCATATGAAGGTATATCAACATTTTTTGAAGAAAATCCTGTAGTATCCAAAAAAATATTGGCAAAGGTTGTGGATGCAGCTCGTGCAAGAGAGGCTGCTAAAAAGGCAAGAGAACTTGCCAGAAAGGTAAGTTTAGGGCAAGACATGTCTATGGCTGGTAAGCTTGCCGAGTGTCAAGAAAAAGATCCTGCTCGAAGAGAAATATTTTTAGTAGAAGGAGATTCGGCGGGAGGAAGTGCAAAACAAGGTAGAGATAGACAATTTCAGGCGATATTACCCTTAAAAGGTAAGATAATGAATGTGGAAAAGGCAAGATTTGACAAGATGTTATCAAGTGAGGAAATAAAAAATCTCATATCTTCACTTGGAGCTGGTATCGGCATGGACGAATTTGATATTAATAGATTAAGATATCATAAAGTAATTATTATGACCGATGCCGACGTAGATGGTGCTCACATAAGAACACTACTATTAACTTTTTTTTATCGCCAAATGATTTCTCTTATTGAAAATGGCATGTTGTATATAGCCCAGCCGCCACTTTATAGAGTATCCTTTGGAAAAGGAAAGGAGATATTTCTTAAAGACGAGGAAGACCTTAATAATTTTCTTTTCAAAAGGATATCAAAAGAGATATCTATTAGACCGAAGGGTTGGGATTCTTCTTATAAAGAAGAAAAACTTAGACAGCTTTTATTCGATTTGTCTAGTTATAGTAAAACATTAGAAGATATGGCAAAAAAGGGCTGTTGGAAGGAGTTATGTCAAGATATACTTGAACTGGGGCTGGAAACAGAACATCAATTTGAAGATATAGAATTTGTAAAAAAACTTGCCGAAGGACTCAAAAAAAGGGGTTATAAAGTCGGCCCTGTAACACCATCCAACTCAGTGCCTTTTAGTTATGAAATTAGCATTGGTATGGATGAATTGGCTTATCTTGAAACAACAATCGGTCCAGATTTTGCAAAAATGCCAGAATTTCACAGAATTTTAAGGATATATAAGATTATTTCGCCTATAATCAAAAACGGTTGTGAGATATTGGTGTCGGAAGGAATAGAAGATGATGGTGTCAACAAGTATTTCAGTGATGTTCATGAAATATTGATGTATATAAAGACGCTCAGTATGAAGGGTCTTACCATCCAGAGATACAAGGGGCTTGGCGAAATGAATCCGGACCAGCTCTGGGAAACTACTATGAATCCTGAAAAACGCACCCTTCTTCAGGTAACCATAAAAGATATTGGTGAAGCCGAAAGGTTGTTCACTACATTAATGGGTGAAAAAATCGAACCAAGACGCGAGTTTATACAAACACATGCCCTTGAAGCGAATGATCTTGATATATAA
- the dnaN gene encoding DNA polymerase III subunit beta: MLKLIVKKNNLLNPLYNTQSIVDKKTTMNIINNVLIYSKNNELFIEATDLELSYKNKILCSVIEEGSITVNAKKFYEIVKEFPDEEINIEELPNLWLKISSLDKIEYKIAGLPAEDFPKFKYINTENSITIETSLLKEMIEKTIFSTSLDDKKINLSGIYLEQFKQNNKNILRMVSSDGHRLSLIDKYIDDDVDLNIESGIIIPRKGAQEIKKITENHNTISLGIDEKFCFVKADNEYLAIRLIDAKFPNYKSIIPQQNINTIIIDKDYFFNVLKRVIILSSDSEFNAVKFSVYNSKMKIESIVKEIGEVYEFLDIEYNNEPFEIALNAKFLMTLLMVMKSKKIKLIINTPESPCIIKGDDDEGFLSLIMPMSIV, encoded by the coding sequence ATGTTAAAATTAATTGTTAAAAAAAATAATTTACTCAATCCATTATATAACACACAAAGTATAGTAGATAAAAAAACAACGATGAATATTATTAATAATGTATTAATCTATAGTAAAAACAATGAACTGTTTATTGAAGCAACAGATTTAGAATTAAGTTATAAAAATAAAATTTTATGTTCTGTTATAGAAGAGGGTTCTATAACAGTTAATGCAAAAAAATTTTATGAGATAGTAAAAGAATTTCCAGATGAAGAAATAAATATTGAAGAATTACCCAATCTTTGGTTAAAGATATCAAGTTTAGATAAAATTGAATATAAAATTGCAGGATTGCCAGCAGAAGATTTTCCAAAATTTAAATATATAAATACCGAAAACTCTATAACAATAGAAACGTCTTTATTAAAGGAAATGATAGAAAAAACCATTTTTTCTACATCGCTTGATGACAAAAAAATTAATTTATCAGGTATATATTTAGAACAATTTAAACAAAATAATAAAAATATATTAAGAATGGTAAGTTCAGATGGACATAGATTAAGTTTAATAGATAAATATATAGATGATGATGTTGATTTAAATATTGAATCAGGGATAATTATTCCAAGAAAGGGTGCACAAGAAATAAAAAAAATAACAGAAAATCATAATACAATTTCTTTAGGAATTGATGAAAAGTTCTGTTTTGTAAAAGCAGATAATGAATATCTTGCTATAAGATTAATTGATGCTAAATTTCCAAATTATAAATCAATAATACCACAACAAAATATAAATACAATAATTATAGATAAAGATTATTTCTTTAACGTATTAAAAAGAGTAATTATATTATCATCTGATTCAGAATTTAATGCAGTCAAATTTTCAGTTTATAATTCAAAAATGAAAATAGAATCAATAGTTAAAGAAATTGGCGAAGTATATGAATTTTTAGACATAGAATATAATAATGAGCCTTTTGAAATTGCATTAAATGCAAAATTTTTAATGACTTTGTTAATGGTAATGAAATCAAAAAAAATAAAGTTAATCATTAATACCCCAGAATCTCCGTGTATTATAAAAGGAGATGATGATGAAGGTTTTTTAAGTTTAATTATGCCAATGTCTATTGTCTAA